A stretch of the Desulfobacter sp. genome encodes the following:
- a CDS encoding FadR family transcriptional regulator, producing MIKPIQSSSLRDLFIQDFEKLIFSGYFKIGEKLPPERELAQKMGVSRPVVHEGLVDLVSKGLVTMVPRKGSVINDYRKQGSLFVLTTLFEYGEGQVSEKLLNSVLDMRLLFEVENASLAAQKRNQDHLSQFEALLDREKKMNPKEKQRVAQLDFEFHHLLAMASDNLIYPLLLNSMKQFYISISVKFFSDHSLVPEVFGFHTRLVRAIADQNEDKAKTIMKDMLSHGESHLRKFIDQSKAGAHESN from the coding sequence ATGATCAAACCCATTCAGAGTTCAAGCCTTCGAGATCTTTTTATCCAGGATTTTGAAAAACTGATATTTTCAGGATACTTTAAAATTGGTGAAAAACTGCCTCCGGAAAGAGAGCTTGCCCAAAAGATGGGGGTGAGCCGTCCGGTGGTTCACGAGGGACTTGTGGACCTTGTATCCAAAGGGCTTGTCACCATGGTCCCGAGAAAAGGGTCTGTCATTAACGACTACCGAAAACAAGGCTCCTTGTTTGTTTTGACCACCTTGTTTGAATACGGAGAGGGCCAGGTCTCTGAAAAACTATTAAATTCGGTTCTGGACATGCGCCTGCTCTTTGAGGTGGAAAATGCAAGCCTGGCCGCCCAAAAAAGGAACCAGGACCATTTATCTCAATTTGAGGCCCTGCTTGACCGGGAAAAAAAGATGAACCCAAAAGAAAAACAAAGGGTGGCCCAACTGGATTTTGAATTTCACCATCTGTTGGCCATGGCATCGGACAACCTGATCTACCCCCTGCTTCTCAATTCCATGAAACAATTTTACATCAGCATCTCTGTAAAATTCTTTTCAGACCATAGCCTTGTGCCCGAGGTCTTCGGATTCCATACCCGCCTGGTCCGGGCCATTGCAGATCAAAACGAGGACAAGGCCAAAACCATTATGAAGGATATGCTCAGCCACGGGGAAAGCCATCTTCGAAAATTCATAGACCAATCAAAAGCGGGGGCCCATGAATCCAATTAA
- a CDS encoding glycyl-radical enzyme activating protein, translating into MVNSNTAPKQSLEKKSLGILGRVLEIQRMSTEDGPGLRTTVFLKGCPLACRWCHNPESISPAPQIVWHSSGCIGCKICVETCRQNALALDPDGMVINRERCLSCGECAEHCPTLSMEILGKDWRAHDLVAELVKDRAYFETSDGGVTLSGGKATFQHKFLGNLLEQLQARGIHTALDTCGQVSFDILERLMDHIDLLLFDIKEIDPVLHKKFTGTDNKKILGNLRRLPDLLQRTNTDLWIRTPIIPETTDREENIQGIGQFIMNHLGGAVSRWELCAFNPLGKSKYKALGRSWIYENSLPIEKTRMKKLKETAIQSGINKKIVFSTGPMGETQNKEEIME; encoded by the coding sequence ATGGTCAATTCTAATACCGCCCCAAAACAATCCCTGGAAAAAAAGAGCCTAGGCATTTTAGGGCGGGTGCTCGAAATCCAGAGAATGTCCACGGAAGACGGTCCTGGCCTGCGCACCACGGTCTTTCTCAAGGGATGCCCCCTGGCCTGCCGCTGGTGCCATAACCCGGAAAGCATTTCACCCGCCCCCCAGATCGTCTGGCATTCTTCAGGCTGTATCGGCTGTAAGATCTGCGTGGAGACCTGCCGGCAGAATGCATTGGCCTTAGACCCTGACGGCATGGTCATCAACCGCGAACGTTGTCTCTCCTGCGGTGAATGTGCCGAACATTGCCCCACCCTTTCCATGGAGATTCTGGGCAAAGACTGGAGAGCCCATGACCTGGTGGCTGAACTGGTCAAGGACAGGGCCTATTTTGAAACCTCCGATGGAGGGGTCACCCTTTCGGGAGGAAAGGCCACGTTTCAGCATAAATTCCTTGGAAATCTGCTGGAGCAGCTTCAGGCCCGGGGAATTCATACGGCATTGGATACCTGCGGCCAGGTCTCTTTTGATATTCTGGAACGATTGATGGACCATATTGATCTTCTGCTTTTTGACATCAAAGAGATTGATCCTGTTCTGCACAAAAAATTCACCGGAACAGACAACAAAAAAATTCTTGGGAATCTCAGACGATTACCGGATCTTTTGCAGAGAACAAATACAGATCTTTGGATCAGAACCCCGATTATTCCCGAAACCACAGACAGGGAAGAAAACATCCAAGGCATCGGCCAATTTATCATGAATCACCTGGGCGGTGCGGTTTCCAGGTGGGAATTATGCGCCTTTAATCCCCTGGGCAAAAGCAAGTATAAAGCGCTGGGGCGATCCTGGATCTATGAAAACAGCCTGCCCATTGAAAAAACCAGAATGAAAAAACTTAAAGAAACGGCTATCCAGTCCGGGATAAACAAAAAAATAGTATTTTCCACAGGACCCATGGGAGAAACCCAGAATAAAGAGGAGATTATGGAATGA